In a single window of the Terriglobus roseus genome:
- a CDS encoding trypsin-like peptidase domain-containing protein — translation MAPIQSFPERLRSHRLAATFVLLGTLSAGVIAGSVLTGTVHGAMQQKADTSDATPLRVPPPASQPNQFTQIAKQVGPAVVNINTESLPKQSTAPKGRRGIVPRGGQGGDQGDMQDFFNRFFGGNGAPGGGDGDDDDDQAGPAGAERRALGSGFIVDPRGYIVTNNHVVDKADKINVKLSTDSENDPGRPARVIGVDKETDLAVIKIDAPSPLPTVKLGNSDGAQVGDWVLAIGSPFSLSQTVTAGIVSAKNRTEPGGGSQFQKFIQTDAAINPGNSGGPLLDMTGSVVGVNTAIYTQSMGSVGVGFAVPSNTVISVYNMLISPEHKVVRGSIGISFQPTLSSSVSRVYGFAKGGVLVSTVTPGGPAAKAGIKAQDVITAIDGNAVKDGDDLVSNVAPRRPGSSARLTYLRDGKENTVTVAIADRNDTAVAMNGGEDDDATPGKPSPNVSQDKFGMSVTTVPQEMLSRLKLSGGVAVSNIKPGSFADDLPLSKGDIITEVNRHATPNLSEFESAIAKLKSGDDVVFVVHSPNARGGGGSSFVGGRLP, via the coding sequence ATGGCACCGATTCAGTCCTTCCCAGAAAGACTTCGCTCGCACCGGCTTGCAGCCACCTTTGTGCTGCTCGGAACACTCTCAGCCGGTGTTATCGCCGGCTCCGTGCTCACGGGCACCGTGCACGGCGCCATGCAGCAGAAGGCAGATACCAGCGACGCCACGCCCCTGCGCGTGCCGCCGCCAGCGAGCCAGCCGAACCAGTTCACACAGATCGCAAAGCAGGTTGGTCCTGCTGTCGTGAATATCAACACTGAGTCTTTGCCCAAGCAGTCGACCGCTCCCAAGGGACGCCGTGGCATTGTTCCGCGTGGTGGTCAGGGCGGTGATCAGGGCGACATGCAGGATTTCTTTAACCGCTTTTTCGGCGGGAACGGCGCCCCTGGCGGCGGTGATGGCGATGACGATGACGATCAGGCCGGTCCTGCAGGCGCTGAGCGCCGCGCGCTCGGATCGGGCTTCATCGTCGATCCCCGCGGCTACATCGTGACGAACAATCACGTCGTAGACAAGGCGGACAAGATCAATGTCAAGCTCTCGACCGACAGTGAAAATGACCCGGGCCGCCCGGCGCGCGTGATCGGCGTCGATAAGGAAACCGATCTCGCCGTCATCAAGATCGACGCGCCCAGCCCCCTGCCAACTGTGAAGCTCGGCAACTCGGATGGCGCGCAGGTGGGTGACTGGGTTCTTGCGATCGGCAGCCCGTTCTCACTCTCGCAGACTGTAACCGCCGGCATCGTCTCCGCAAAGAACCGCACCGAGCCCGGTGGTGGCAGCCAGTTCCAGAAGTTCATTCAGACGGACGCGGCCATCAACCCCGGCAACTCCGGTGGTCCGCTGCTGGACATGACCGGCTCCGTTGTTGGCGTCAACACTGCCATCTACACGCAGTCCATGGGTTCCGTTGGCGTCGGCTTTGCCGTCCCGTCGAACACCGTTATCAGCGTCTACAACATGCTGATTTCGCCGGAGCATAAGGTCGTACGCGGATCGATCGGCATCTCCTTCCAGCCGACGCTCTCCTCCTCGGTTAGCCGCGTTTACGGCTTCGCCAAGGGAGGCGTTCTGGTCAGTACCGTCACCCCCGGTGGTCCGGCAGCCAAGGCGGGCATCAAGGCTCAGGATGTCATCACCGCCATCGACGGAAACGCTGTCAAGGATGGTGACGACCTGGTCTCGAACGTGGCGCCTCGCCGTCCCGGTTCCAGCGCTCGCCTGACCTATCTCCGCGATGGCAAGGAAAACACCGTGACGGTTGCCATTGCTGACCGCAACGACACCGCTGTCGCCATGAATGGCGGCGAAGATGACGATGCAACACCCGGAAAGCCATCGCCAAACGTCTCGCAGGATAAGTTCGGCATGTCCGTTACCACGGTTCCGCAGGAGATGCTGTCTCGCCTGAAGCTCTCGGGTGGCGTCGCGGTATCGAACATCAAGCCGGGCTCCTTTGCCGATGATCTGCCGCTCAGCAAGGGCGACATCATCACCGAGGTCAACCGCCACGCAACGCCGAATCTCAGCGAGTTTGAGTCGGCGATCGCGAAGCTGAAGTCCGGGGATGACGTTGTCTTCGTCGTCCACTCGCCCAATGCACGTGGTGGTGGCGGATCCAGCTTCGTCGGTGGTCGCCTGCCGTAA
- a CDS encoding thioredoxin domain-containing protein, giving the protein MSDQALNALASASSAYLRSAMHQPVQWEQWGDAAFARAAAENKPVLLDIGAVWCHWCHVMDRESYENAETAALINEYFVAVKVDRDERPDVDTRYQAAVAAISGQGGWPLTAFLTPDGRPYFGGTYFPPEERYGRPSFRRVLMTMAGSYYDKHDEVEESASSVMEAIEYSETFTGEATDLDASSASLDLLDKLVEGALKQFDPIHGGFGSQPKFPHPAALEMLLDAASRPGGKAAQCAETALVSLKKMARGGIFDQLAGGFHRYSVDERWVVPHFEKMAYDNSELLRAYVHAFQTFVDPECADAARATMQWMDEWLSDRERGGFYGSQDADLSLDDDGNYFTWTRAEAAAVLTEDELKLAELYFDIGAVGDMHHDPARNVLFRPMTLEQAAQQSGVDEEIAPMMLKVIRAKLLASRLERPTPFVDKTIYTGWNAMCISAYVRAGRVLQMPAARAFARKSLDRVLDAALVDSSVKHVVAYSDPAAPHSDVAGVLDDHVFLGHACLDMWEATGEIVYFNGARVIATTLLRKFYDGRGGGFFDTASDSTETIGALSTRRKPVQDAPTPAGNPAAASLLLRLHALTGDESYRETAQETLETFAAIVEHLGLYGATFGLALGRLARPAVQVVIVGGGARAAQLEMVALARFAVNKTVIRIARTQLGSLPPALAETLPHLPESDEAVALVCSGVTCQPPIRDAAELAAVLNAVDAL; this is encoded by the coding sequence ATGTCCGATCAAGCTCTGAACGCACTCGCCTCTGCCTCGTCCGCCTATCTCCGTTCGGCTATGCATCAGCCCGTTCAGTGGGAGCAGTGGGGTGATGCGGCCTTCGCGCGCGCTGCAGCAGAGAATAAGCCAGTGCTGCTCGACATTGGTGCTGTGTGGTGCCACTGGTGCCATGTGATGGATCGCGAGAGCTATGAGAACGCTGAGACTGCAGCGCTGATCAACGAGTATTTTGTCGCTGTGAAGGTGGATCGCGATGAGCGGCCTGACGTGGATACGCGTTACCAGGCGGCAGTCGCCGCCATCAGCGGACAGGGCGGATGGCCACTGACCGCCTTCCTGACACCCGACGGCCGGCCATACTTTGGCGGCACCTACTTCCCGCCGGAAGAGCGCTACGGCCGGCCAAGCTTTCGCCGCGTGCTGATGACGATGGCGGGCTCGTATTACGACAAACATGACGAGGTAGAAGAGTCCGCGAGCAGTGTGATGGAGGCCATCGAATACAGTGAGACCTTCACGGGCGAGGCGACGGATCTCGATGCCTCCAGCGCAAGTCTGGACTTGCTGGACAAGCTGGTTGAAGGAGCTCTGAAGCAGTTCGATCCGATTCACGGTGGCTTTGGATCGCAGCCCAAGTTCCCGCATCCTGCTGCGCTGGAGATGCTGCTGGACGCGGCGTCGCGTCCTGGCGGAAAGGCGGCACAGTGTGCGGAGACTGCGCTTGTCTCACTTAAGAAGATGGCGCGTGGCGGCATCTTCGATCAGCTTGCCGGCGGCTTCCATCGCTACTCGGTCGATGAGCGCTGGGTGGTGCCGCACTTCGAAAAGATGGCGTATGACAACAGCGAACTGCTGCGGGCCTATGTCCACGCATTCCAAACGTTCGTTGATCCGGAATGCGCCGATGCCGCGCGCGCCACGATGCAGTGGATGGATGAGTGGCTCAGCGACCGTGAGCGTGGCGGCTTCTACGGTTCGCAGGACGCGGATCTATCGCTGGACGATGACGGCAACTACTTCACATGGACGCGTGCCGAAGCAGCCGCTGTCCTGACGGAAGATGAGTTGAAGCTCGCCGAGCTTTACTTCGACATTGGCGCCGTGGGTGATATGCATCACGATCCTGCGCGCAACGTCCTCTTCCGCCCGATGACGCTGGAGCAGGCGGCACAACAGTCAGGAGTCGATGAAGAGATCGCACCGATGATGCTGAAGGTCATCCGCGCGAAACTTCTGGCATCCCGGCTTGAGCGCCCTACGCCCTTCGTCGATAAGACGATCTACACGGGCTGGAACGCCATGTGCATCTCCGCCTATGTGCGCGCGGGACGCGTGCTGCAGATGCCGGCAGCACGCGCGTTTGCACGCAAGTCGCTCGACCGCGTTCTGGATGCGGCGCTGGTCGACAGCTCTGTGAAGCACGTCGTCGCCTATAGCGACCCGGCCGCGCCGCACTCGGATGTTGCGGGAGTGCTGGACGACCATGTCTTCCTGGGGCATGCGTGCCTGGACATGTGGGAAGCCACGGGCGAAATCGTGTATTTCAACGGCGCGCGAGTGATCGCGACGACGCTGCTGCGTAAGTTCTATGACGGCCGCGGCGGCGGCTTCTTCGATACGGCCTCGGACTCCACGGAGACGATTGGCGCGCTCAGTACTCGCCGCAAGCCAGTACAGGACGCGCCCACGCCCGCAGGTAATCCCGCGGCGGCTTCGCTGCTGTTGCGGCTACATGCCCTTACCGGCGACGAGAGCTATCGCGAAACTGCACAAGAGACGCTGGAGACCTTCGCCGCCATCGTCGAGCATCTCGGGCTTTACGGAGCGACCTTCGGCCTGGCGCTGGGACGGCTGGCGCGTCCCGCCGTGCAGGTCGTTATCGTTGGCGGCGGTGCGAGGGCAGCGCAACTTGAGATGGTGGCGCTCGCGCGCTTTGCCGTGAACAAGACCGTCATCCGTATCGCGCGCACGCAGCTTGGTTCGCTGCCGCCCGCGCTCGCCGAGACGTTGCCGCATCTGCCTGAAAGCGATGAAGCAGTCGCGCTGGTATGCAGCGGTGTGACCTGCCAGCCGCCCATTCGCGATGCTGCAGAATTGGCCGCAGTGTTAAATGCGGTAGATGCACTCTAA
- a CDS encoding M20/M25/M40 family metallo-hydrolase: MIFRERPKEPLPLARIANLAQDRAVHRAFAWLHLHEQRIRAWQKELVAIPAPPFGEAARAAWFADRMLELGLHDVHIDDAGNALGLLRPDDGESNVALLSAHLDTVFAGDTDLEIRQDESLLIGPGISDNGAGLAGLLALAAAIRHADLKPVNNILFAANVGEEAEGNLRGMRHLFTGSPFAQRICGTLALEGAGTEIIVTRALGSRRFRVEITGPGGHAWTDSAVANPIVALSTAIAEVCSRTLPVRPRTTLNVGEIRGGTSVTAVAQSAEATFDLRSTDAGQLLLLEVHLYRAVEDAVLAANRASSGEKLQAQITLIGDRPAAELDPNSRLLETVRAVDRHLRLRTEERLGSTDANIPLSLGLEAVAIGAGGLAGGVHTTNEWHDTRGRDLALRRVLLILLDLCGNIESDETESDAASGAGQP, from the coding sequence ATGATCTTCCGCGAACGGCCAAAAGAGCCGTTGCCGCTGGCGCGCATCGCCAACCTGGCGCAGGACCGTGCGGTGCATCGCGCCTTCGCCTGGCTGCACCTGCATGAGCAACGGATTCGCGCATGGCAGAAGGAGCTGGTCGCGATCCCAGCGCCTCCCTTCGGTGAGGCGGCGCGTGCCGCATGGTTCGCCGACCGCATGCTCGAACTGGGTCTCCATGACGTCCACATCGACGATGCCGGCAATGCTCTTGGACTGCTGCGGCCTGACGATGGCGAGTCGAACGTCGCCCTGCTCTCAGCGCATCTCGACACCGTCTTCGCGGGGGACACGGACCTGGAGATACGGCAGGATGAATCACTGTTGATTGGTCCCGGCATCTCCGACAACGGGGCTGGTCTCGCCGGCCTGCTGGCGCTGGCCGCTGCTATTCGCCATGCGGATTTGAAGCCAGTGAACAACATTCTCTTTGCCGCCAACGTTGGCGAGGAAGCAGAAGGCAATCTCCGCGGCATGCGGCATCTCTTCACCGGGTCGCCTTTCGCCCAACGCATCTGTGGCACGCTGGCTCTGGAAGGTGCGGGGACCGAGATAATCGTCACACGAGCGCTCGGCAGCCGCCGGTTCCGCGTCGAGATAACGGGCCCCGGTGGCCATGCATGGACTGACTCGGCGGTCGCGAATCCCATCGTTGCGCTCAGTACCGCCATCGCCGAGGTTTGCTCCCGCACATTGCCTGTCCGACCGCGAACGACCTTGAATGTGGGCGAGATCCGGGGCGGTACTTCGGTCACAGCCGTGGCGCAATCGGCCGAGGCCACCTTCGATCTGCGGTCTACCGACGCCGGGCAATTGCTGCTGCTGGAGGTACATCTCTACCGTGCGGTTGAGGACGCGGTACTGGCCGCAAATCGCGCCAGCAGTGGCGAGAAACTGCAGGCGCAGATCACGCTCATCGGCGATCGTCCTGCGGCGGAACTCGACCCGAATTCGCGCCTGCTCGAAACAGTTCGAGCGGTGGACCGGCACCTTCGTCTGCGCACCGAAGAGAGGCTTGGTTCGACAGACGCAAACATCCCGCTTTCGCTCGGCCTGGAAGCCGTGGCCATTGGAGCAGGCGGCCTCGCAGGCGGCGTCCACACCACCAACGAATGGCACGACACGCGAGGCCGCGACCTGGCACTGCGGCGCGTCCTGCTGATCCTTCTGGACCTTTGTGGCAACATCGAATCCGACGAAACTGAGAGCGACGCAGCATCCGGTGCAGGCCAGCCATGA
- a CDS encoding TolC family protein, whose amino-acid sequence MQGAASVALLLMGTLGSDVSALAQAAAPQTAGGTQTNPTAPATPQAQQVDTTGRPDIPQAPEPAHPGPLYLRKSGKDYSNLKAYSFKHPLGPYTSTDYDAPRLSNTPKLADLLRNGQLYLSLSDAVLLTLENNYDIEIARVNLDIADTDILRAKAGSTLRGVSSGVVTNTLGGTSSTVTGGGGPGGTTTSSGGSGTGASGLVLSTNGGGPTPLNRDGLLTGTIQYEDATTPGGSSLGGGTSSTSTSTGTGTGTGTTTGTGSTGTGTTSTGTSNLFNANPTETTTGTYNFNYLQGFSTGTQLQVSFTNSRVSSSSTLTSYRPNFNSAFKATVTQQLLQGFGPGIQNRFVVQAKNNRRIADSAFRQQLISTVTQIESIYWSLVSAYEDVQAKTRALEQSTKLASDNRRQLEIGTLAPLDIVNSDQAVSTDRQSLTTSQSNLEYQQLLMKQAIVRDLNDPVLANAPVIPTDRVSLERTPEEDMPVEDLVKQAYINNPLVEQGLLTLDNNKITIKAEKNGLLPILNAYAFYGGTGIAGNPNPTSTICTSNPTLANCGLTNVGGYGTAFQNGFNNSAPDKGVGATLSIPIRNRPAQADQARSQMEYRQAQMRLQQLYTQLRIQVINGQFALTNDRASVVAAQATRDYQAQALDAEQKRFRLGASTTANVLQQERNLATAENTLITATAVYARDRGGLLSILANTLDRYGISLVQAAAGTMTTAPVVPGLTAPQAPAAPRPLTSTPAPLPPDTTRPAPGAVTPR is encoded by the coding sequence ATGCAGGGAGCAGCGAGCGTCGCTCTGTTGCTGATGGGAACTCTGGGATCTGACGTGTCTGCGCTTGCGCAGGCAGCCGCACCGCAAACCGCCGGGGGCACCCAGACCAATCCGACTGCACCTGCCACGCCTCAGGCGCAGCAGGTGGATACGACCGGTCGTCCGGATATTCCCCAGGCGCCGGAACCGGCGCACCCGGGGCCACTGTATCTTCGCAAGTCCGGCAAGGATTACAGCAATTTGAAGGCCTATAGCTTCAAGCATCCGCTTGGGCCCTACACCTCCACCGACTACGACGCGCCGCGTCTGTCGAATACCCCGAAGCTTGCCGACCTTCTGCGTAACGGACAGCTCTATCTGAGTCTTTCGGACGCTGTCCTGCTGACGTTGGAAAACAACTACGACATTGAAATTGCACGAGTCAACCTGGACATTGCGGATACGGATATCCTCCGCGCAAAGGCTGGCAGCACGCTGCGCGGTGTGTCCTCGGGCGTCGTAACGAACACACTTGGCGGGACATCGTCTACCGTGACCGGCGGTGGTGGCCCAGGCGGCACCACAACATCCTCCGGCGGTTCCGGTACCGGCGCTTCGGGCCTTGTGCTCAGCACCAATGGCGGTGGCCCCACGCCGTTGAACCGTGACGGCCTCCTCACGGGAACGATCCAATACGAAGATGCAACGACACCGGGCGGATCGAGCCTGGGCGGCGGCACTTCGAGCACGTCGACTAGTACGGGTACAGGTACCGGCACAGGAACCACAACCGGTACGGGCTCAACGGGTACCGGTACGACCTCTACCGGCACATCGAACCTGTTTAACGCTAACCCAACCGAGACGACGACGGGAACCTACAACTTCAATTACCTGCAAGGGTTTTCGACCGGCACGCAGTTGCAGGTGTCGTTCACGAACTCGCGCGTCTCTTCCTCGTCGACCCTGACGTCCTATCGTCCGAACTTCAACTCGGCATTCAAGGCAACGGTCACACAGCAGTTGCTGCAGGGCTTTGGCCCTGGCATCCAGAACCGCTTCGTGGTGCAGGCGAAGAACAATCGCCGCATTGCCGATTCTGCCTTCCGTCAGCAGTTGATTTCGACGGTCACCCAGATCGAGAGCATCTACTGGTCACTTGTTTCCGCTTATGAGGATGTACAGGCGAAGACTCGTGCGTTGGAGCAGTCGACCAAGCTTGCATCGGATAATCGCCGTCAGCTTGAAATCGGAACGCTCGCGCCGCTGGATATCGTCAACAGCGACCAGGCCGTATCGACCGACCGGCAGTCGCTGACCACGTCGCAGTCGAACCTGGAGTATCAGCAGTTGCTGATGAAGCAGGCTATCGTCCGCGATCTGAACGACCCCGTCCTGGCCAACGCGCCGGTCATCCCAACGGACCGTGTCAGTCTGGAACGTACGCCGGAAGAAGATATGCCGGTGGAAGACCTGGTGAAGCAGGCCTACATCAACAACCCACTCGTGGAGCAGGGGCTGCTGACGCTGGATAACAACAAGATCACCATCAAGGCGGAGAAGAACGGCCTTCTGCCGATTCTGAATGCGTATGCCTTTTATGGCGGCACTGGCATCGCTGGTAATCCGAATCCAACGTCGACGATTTGTACCAGCAACCCGACCCTGGCGAACTGCGGCCTGACAAACGTTGGCGGCTATGGCACGGCATTCCAGAACGGCTTTAACAACAGCGCACCAGACAAGGGCGTCGGCGCCACGCTGAGTATTCCCATCCGAAACCGCCCGGCGCAGGCTGATCAGGCGCGTTCGCAGATGGAATACCGTCAGGCACAGATGCGCTTGCAGCAGCTGTACACACAGCTCCGCATCCAGGTCATCAACGGCCAGTTTGCACTCACGAATGATCGTGCATCGGTGGTTGCGGCGCAGGCGACTCGCGACTACCAGGCACAGGCTTTGGATGCGGAACAGAAGCGCTTCCGGCTTGGTGCGTCGACCACCGCGAACGTGCTTCAGCAGGAGCGCAACCTGGCCACAGCGGAGAACACGTTGATCACCGCAACCGCCGTCTATGCTCGTGATCGCGGCGGTTTGCTCTCGATCCTGGCGAACACACTCGATCGTTACGGTATCTCGCTGGTGCAGGCAGCCGCAGGCACCATGACGACGGCTCCCGTCGTTCCCGGACTGACGGCACCGCAGGCACCAGCCGCTCCGAGGCCGCTGACGAGCACTCCGGCACCGCTGCCGCCGGACACTACCCGCCCGGCACCTGGAGCAGTAACACCTCGGTAG
- the truA gene encoding tRNA pseudouridine(38-40) synthase TruA has protein sequence MFPLDREHSGENSEAGRPPDAPPARTFRLSVAYDGTDFFGWQVQPGLPTIQGTLAAVVRDVTGETVLPQGSGRTDTGVHASAQSVSLTLQVNIPADRLHTALNRRLPASIRIVRLTDAPADFHARSGVRDKTYEYRIFQRRVAGDRTERICLPPISRYVWDCRWPLQLEPMQHAAEAFVGTYDFTSFAASDPDRTRRLLDAGEPVDNVRTIFSSGWRALDGLLVYRVTGSGFLHHMVRNIVGTCVEIGAGRMPADAVPTILAASDRRQAGATAPPQGLHLAEVNYLADVTGSQQNSGTVAAV, from the coding sequence ATGTTCCCTCTTGACCGAGAACATTCCGGAGAAAACAGCGAAGCCGGAAGACCGCCGGACGCACCGCCCGCGCGCACCTTCCGCCTCTCCGTGGCCTACGACGGCACGGATTTCTTTGGCTGGCAGGTCCAACCTGGACTGCCCACGATCCAGGGAACGCTGGCAGCGGTCGTCCGCGACGTCACCGGCGAGACCGTTCTACCGCAAGGCTCCGGCCGCACCGACACGGGTGTCCACGCCTCGGCACAGAGCGTGTCTCTGACGCTGCAGGTGAACATCCCCGCGGACCGGCTGCATACGGCGCTGAATCGCCGCCTGCCCGCCAGCATCCGCATCGTCCGCCTGACGGATGCACCTGCCGACTTTCACGCTCGATCCGGCGTCCGCGATAAGACTTACGAGTACCGCATCTTCCAGCGGCGAGTTGCCGGCGACAGAACGGAACGCATCTGCCTGCCGCCGATCTCCCGTTATGTATGGGACTGCCGCTGGCCTTTGCAATTGGAACCGATGCAGCACGCAGCCGAGGCATTTGTCGGGACGTACGACTTCACCTCTTTTGCCGCATCCGATCCGGATCGCACCCGGCGACTACTGGACGCAGGGGAGCCGGTCGACAACGTCCGCACCATCTTCAGTTCGGGCTGGCGTGCTTTGGATGGCCTGCTGGTCTATCGCGTCACCGGCAGTGGCTTCCTCCATCACATGGTTCGCAACATTGTCGGTACCTGTGTCGAGATCGGAGCGGGACGCATGCCCGCCGATGCTGTCCCCACCATCCTGGCCGCTAGTGATCGCCGACAGGCAGGTGCCACCGCGCCACCACAAGGCCTGCATCTGGCGGAGGTGAACTACCTCGCCGACGTCACCGGCTCCCAACAGAATTCTGGAACGGTGGCGGCCGTATGA
- a CDS encoding YncE family protein produces MRFPQLADNYREYAYVTNGGTGTVSVLDLVNFRTDRTLKVGETPSAVAANPASNEVYVVNTASGTVSVIDANNNAIAATIGVHRQPSSISVDPKGERAYVTNTGSNTVSVLDLTNHRELASVGSGEQPATVKVAPDGRSLVVANRGSGSVSVYEITSAPMPRLRATFGNCAGASDVAVLSDSSKAFVACSADDHVLSISLATAPGTWPAKQDPSTMQDHLMARLRVGRMPIHLSVKPDGGEIFVSNAGSGSVSEISTFTNEVGGTYPIGTQPANGIVSDDNTSLWVSNAGADSVSLYAIDEGRMSMSVHTGPQPTAMALSAGQPVLLVADSGGSDVAVIRTRDTNGPELFTMLPVGTHPNAIAIKSFRTR; encoded by the coding sequence ATGCGTTTCCCCCAGCTTGCGGACAACTACCGTGAATACGCTTACGTCACCAATGGCGGCACAGGTACTGTCAGCGTTCTGGACCTGGTGAACTTCCGCACGGACCGCACGTTGAAGGTCGGCGAGACGCCCTCCGCTGTCGCTGCGAATCCCGCCAGCAACGAGGTCTACGTCGTCAATACTGCGAGCGGCACGGTGTCCGTCATCGACGCGAACAACAACGCCATCGCAGCTACCATCGGCGTGCATCGGCAGCCATCGAGCATTAGCGTGGACCCGAAAGGGGAACGTGCTTATGTCACCAACACCGGCTCCAACACGGTAAGCGTGCTTGATCTGACGAATCATCGGGAACTCGCAAGCGTCGGCAGCGGTGAGCAGCCCGCGACGGTGAAGGTTGCACCGGACGGACGCTCGCTTGTTGTCGCAAATCGCGGCAGCGGCAGTGTCTCTGTCTACGAGATCACGAGCGCCCCGATGCCGCGCCTTCGCGCCACCTTCGGCAACTGCGCGGGTGCGAGCGACGTCGCGGTCCTGAGCGATTCCTCCAAAGCCTTTGTTGCCTGCTCTGCCGACGACCATGTGCTCTCCATCAGCCTCGCGACCGCACCCGGGACATGGCCCGCCAAGCAGGATCCGAGCACGATGCAGGACCACCTGATGGCTCGCCTCCGCGTGGGCCGCATGCCAATTCACCTGTCCGTGAAGCCTGACGGGGGCGAAATCTTCGTCAGCAACGCAGGGTCAGGCAGCGTCAGCGAGATCTCGACCTTCACCAATGAGGTTGGCGGCACCTATCCCATTGGCACGCAGCCTGCGAACGGCATCGTCAGCGACGACAACACCTCGCTGTGGGTATCGAATGCCGGCGCCGACTCGGTCAGCCTGTACGCCATCGACGAAGGCCGCATGTCGATGAGCGTTCATACCGGTCCGCAGCCGACAGCCATGGCACTATCGGCAGGACAGCCCGTGCTGCTGGTCGCCGATTCCGGCGGCAGCGACGTTGCTGTGATCCGCACCCGCGACACGAACGGCCCGGAGCTCTTCACCATGCTGCCGGTCGGCACGCACCCCAACGCAATCGCGATCAAGTCCTTCCGCACGCGGTAA
- a CDS encoding DMT family transporter — protein MTGTTRRQSVLAHLLLLATVAVWGGTFGVVKGALRDASPLLFNQLRMILAFVALAILHAREWPRMGRDAIKAGVVAGFFLAAGYELQTAGLVYTTPDRSAFLTGLVVVLVPLCSVVPRLHAPGASKPRATALLGATGAFAGIVLLTTPAGMPLREFTRGVNRGDVLSLLCAVAFAGHLLSLAHLARRIPTAQLATLQIGFAAVFMSIATPAIEHTYLHWTTSLVFALVVCALLATAAAFSIQSWAQQHLQASHTALLLALEPAFALLTALLFFGERLTLRSASGAALIFCSLVASELLSGAVSEQPEGNLILEGQSEER, from the coding sequence ATGACTGGCACGACGCGCCGTCAGTCCGTGCTGGCGCACCTGCTTCTGTTAGCGACGGTCGCCGTGTGGGGCGGAACCTTCGGCGTCGTGAAAGGCGCTCTGCGCGACGCCTCGCCACTGCTCTTCAACCAACTGCGCATGATTCTTGCCTTCGTCGCGCTGGCGATCCTGCACGCGCGCGAGTGGCCACGCATGGGGCGCGATGCGATCAAGGCAGGCGTTGTCGCGGGCTTCTTTCTCGCGGCCGGATACGAATTGCAAACCGCCGGGCTGGTGTACACAACACCCGACCGCTCGGCGTTCCTGACGGGTCTGGTCGTCGTGTTGGTTCCGCTGTGTAGCGTGGTACCGAGACTTCACGCGCCCGGCGCCTCCAAGCCCCGTGCGACAGCTCTGCTGGGTGCGACCGGCGCCTTTGCCGGCATCGTTTTGTTGACCACCCCTGCCGGTATGCCGCTGCGTGAATTCACCCGAGGTGTCAATCGCGGAGATGTCCTCAGTCTGCTCTGCGCCGTTGCCTTCGCCGGGCATCTGCTGTCACTGGCCCATCTCGCGCGGCGTATTCCAACGGCACAACTGGCGACATTACAGATCGGCTTCGCGGCTGTCTTCATGTCCATCGCGACACCGGCCATTGAACACACGTACCTGCACTGGACCACGTCACTGGTCTTCGCGCTGGTTGTCTGCGCCCTGCTCGCAACGGCCGCTGCGTTCAGCATCCAGTCCTGGGCGCAGCAGCATCTCCAGGCAAGCCACACGGCTCTCCTGCTGGCGCTGGAGCCAGCCTTTGCACTGCTGACCGCCCTTTTATTTTTCGGAGAACGCCTCACGCTCCGCTCCGCCTCGGGCGCAGCCCTCATATTCTGCAGCCTGGTGGCGAGTGAACTACTGTCGGGCGCGGTGTCCGAACAGCCCGAAGGAAATCTGATTCTCGAAGGCCAGTCAGAAGAACGATAA